From a region of the Janthinobacterium sp. 61 genome:
- the flgL gene encoding flagellar hook-associated protein FlgL, whose translation MRISTRMIYDQGSSQLNNLQGALNRTQMQLSANRRNLTPADDPIASARALEVTQSQSINTQFVTNRSNAKNFLSQEELALASTTSLIADVKDLVLKAGNPALKDVDRDTLAKELEGRLTDLLGIANTADGAGGYLFSGYKSTTQPFSQTPTGATYVGDQGQRELQVGSARYLATSDSGATVFENNLTGNGKFTTAAATANFTRGGSGIVSGGTVTDPSLLTGHKYSIDFKVTGTGTDAVTTYTVTDATLGQTVPNPAVPIPYKAGDAITFDGQQVNITGKPADQDSFTLEPSAKESLFTTVKNLIGVLRQPGSGDAGQARLTNGLNAAHNILDTAYDNVLSVRAEVGSRMKELDYLDSAGDDLDIQYATTLSDLQDLDMVKAISTFSQQQVTLQAAQKSFTSISGLSLFNYIS comes from the coding sequence ATGCGCATCAGTACACGAATGATTTATGACCAGGGCAGCTCGCAGCTGAACAATCTGCAGGGCGCCTTGAACCGTACGCAGATGCAGCTGTCGGCGAACCGCCGCAACCTGACGCCGGCCGACGATCCGATCGCCTCGGCGCGCGCGTTGGAAGTGACGCAGTCGCAATCGATCAATACCCAGTTCGTGACGAACCGCTCGAACGCGAAGAATTTCCTGTCGCAGGAAGAGCTGGCATTGGCCAGCACCACTTCGCTGATCGCCGACGTGAAAGACCTGGTTCTGAAGGCCGGTAATCCTGCCCTCAAGGATGTCGACCGCGATACCCTGGCCAAGGAGCTGGAAGGCCGGCTGACCGACTTGCTGGGCATCGCCAACACGGCCGATGGCGCCGGCGGCTACCTGTTTTCCGGCTATAAATCCACCACCCAGCCATTCAGCCAGACGCCGACGGGCGCCACTTATGTGGGCGACCAGGGGCAGCGCGAATTGCAGGTGGGTTCGGCGCGCTACCTCGCTACCAGCGATTCCGGCGCCACCGTCTTCGAAAATAACCTGACCGGCAACGGCAAGTTCACCACGGCGGCGGCCACCGCGAACTTTACGCGCGGCGGCTCGGGCATCGTGTCGGGCGGCACGGTGACGGACCCGTCGCTATTGACGGGGCACAAGTATTCGATCGATTTCAAGGTCACGGGCACGGGCACCGACGCCGTCACCACGTACACCGTCACGGACGCCACCTTGGGCCAGACGGTGCCGAATCCCGCCGTGCCCATTCCCTACAAGGCGGGCGACGCCATTACCTTCGACGGCCAGCAGGTAAACATCACGGGCAAACCGGCCGACCAGGACAGCTTTACGCTGGAGCCTAGCGCCAAGGAATCGCTGTTTACCACCGTGAAAAACCTGATCGGCGTGCTGCGCCAGCCGGGCAGCGGCGATGCGGGCCAGGCGCGCCTGACGAACGGCTTGAACGCCGCGCATAATATTCTCGACACGGCCTATGACAATGTCCTGTCCGTGCGCGCGGAAGTCGGTTCCCGCATGAAGGAACTCGATTATCTCGACAGCGCAGGCGACGACCTCGATATCCAGTACGCCACCACCCTGTCGGATCTGCAAGATCTGGACATGGTCAAGGCCATTTCCACTTTCAGCCAGCAGCAGGTGACCCTGCAGGCCGCGCAAAAATCGTTTACCTCGATTTCAGGCTTGTCACTGTTCAATTACATCAGTTAA
- the flgK gene encoding flagellar hook-associated protein FlgK produces the protein MTSNLLSIGKSGLLAAQVGLSTTGHNITNANVPGYNRQTVLQQTSQSNYAGYGFVGTGTEVSQIKRQYDSFMATQVNAAQSATSALDSYYTQISQIDNLLADPTAGLSPAMQDFFKGVQDFSANPSSVASRQALLSSAGSLASRFQGLSARLTEIGDGVNSQITSNVTVINTYAKQLAELNKSISQLSVDASNQPNDLLDQRDQLITELNKYVKATVQPAANNTVTISIGAGQPLVVADRSFELAATPSRTDPNRIEVGYVTGSTVTVLPDSSLTGGSLGGLLDFRSGTLDNVQNSLGKVAIALASTFNDQHKLGQDLNGAMGGDFFKIPDPVIGADRGNNASSTTVLSAKVSDPTKLTASDYSLKYDGSNYVVTRESDGAHTIINPYPQTGPQTIDGVDFSISGTAAQGDNYVIRPTANGAAGLNVLITDRNKIAAAAPIATSAPVANTGSGKLSAGSVDKAYLTPGNALTGPLTLTYDKATTSLTGFPPGQAVTVKGLNGATTTYPAGTANIPYTEGDNFSFGGINVSMTGTPAQGDKFTIAPNSGGVGDNRNAALLAGLQTKNILDGGNATFQGSYAQTVSFVGNKTREVQVSGLASLALLQQVSTQQQAVSGVNLDEEAANLLRYQQSYQACGKVMQIASTLFDVVIGLGR, from the coding sequence ATGACTTCGAATCTACTCAGCATCGGTAAGAGCGGTTTGCTTGCAGCGCAGGTGGGCCTGTCGACGACCGGGCATAACATCACCAATGCGAATGTACCCGGGTACAATCGCCAGACGGTGCTGCAGCAGACTTCGCAGTCGAATTATGCCGGCTATGGCTTCGTCGGCACGGGCACGGAGGTGTCGCAGATCAAGCGCCAGTACGACAGCTTCATGGCCACCCAGGTCAATGCCGCACAAAGCGCCACCAGCGCCCTCGATAGCTATTACACGCAGATCAGCCAGATCGACAATTTGCTGGCCGATCCCACGGCGGGCCTGTCGCCCGCCATGCAGGATTTCTTCAAGGGCGTACAGGATTTCAGCGCCAATCCGTCCTCGGTCGCCTCGCGCCAGGCGCTGCTGTCGAGCGCCGGTTCGCTCGCTTCCCGTTTCCAGGGCTTGAGCGCGCGCCTGACGGAGATCGGCGATGGCGTCAATTCGCAGATCACGTCGAACGTGACGGTGATTAATACCTACGCCAAGCAGCTCGCCGAGCTGAACAAATCGATTTCCCAGTTGTCGGTCGATGCCAGCAACCAGCCCAACGATCTGCTGGACCAGCGCGACCAGCTGATCACGGAATTGAACAAATATGTCAAGGCGACGGTGCAGCCCGCTGCCAACAATACCGTCACCATTTCCATCGGCGCGGGCCAGCCGCTGGTGGTGGCGGACCGCAGCTTCGAACTGGCGGCCACGCCTTCGCGGACAGACCCGAACCGCATCGAGGTGGGCTATGTCACTGGCAGTACCGTCACCGTATTGCCGGACAGCTCCCTGACCGGCGGCTCGCTGGGCGGCTTGCTGGATTTCCGCAGCGGCACCCTGGACAATGTCCAGAACTCCCTGGGCAAGGTGGCCATCGCGCTGGCCAGCACCTTCAATGACCAGCACAAGCTGGGCCAGGACTTGAATGGCGCCATGGGCGGCGACTTCTTCAAGATACCCGACCCCGTGATCGGCGCCGACCGCGGCAACAACGCCAGCAGCACCACCGTGCTGTCGGCCAAGGTCAGCGACCCCACCAAGCTGACGGCCAGCGATTACAGCCTGAAGTACGACGGAAGCAACTATGTGGTGACGCGCGAATCCGACGGTGCGCACACCATCATCAATCCCTATCCGCAAACGGGGCCGCAAACCATCGACGGCGTCGATTTTTCGATCTCGGGCACGGCCGCCCAGGGTGACAACTACGTCATCAGGCCGACGGCGAATGGCGCGGCCGGCCTGAACGTGCTGATCACCGACCGCAACAAGATCGCCGCCGCCGCGCCCATCGCCACCTCGGCGCCGGTAGCCAATACGGGCTCGGGCAAGCTCAGCGCCGGCTCCGTCGACAAGGCATACCTGACCCCGGGCAATGCCCTGACGGGGCCGCTGACCTTGACCTATGACAAGGCGACCACCTCGCTGACGGGTTTCCCGCCGGGCCAGGCGGTGACGGTCAAGGGCTTGAATGGCGCTACCACGACCTATCCGGCCGGCACGGCGAACATCCCGTATACGGAAGGCGACAACTTCAGCTTTGGCGGCATCAATGTCAGCATGACGGGTACGCCCGCACAGGGCGATAAATTCACCATTGCGCCGAACTCGGGCGGCGTGGGCGACAACCGCAACGCCGCGCTGCTGGCGGGCTTGCAGACGAAGAACATCCTCGATGGCGGCAATGCCACGTTCCAGGGTTCGTATGCGCAAACCGTCAGCTTCGTGGGCAACAAGACACGTGAAGTACAGGTCAGCGGCCTGGCCAGCCTGGCCTTGCTGCAGCAGGTCAGCACCCAGCAGCAGGCCGTTTCCGGCGTCAACCTCGATGAAGAGGCGGCCAACCTGCTGCGTTACCAGCAGTCCTACCAGGCGTGCGGCAAGGTCATGCAGATCGCCAGCACCCTGTTCGACGTGGTGATCGGCCTGGGACGTTAA